CTGAAAAAGTATTAGATGATACTTGTAAAGCCTATCGACAAGGACCAGCCATTCTTCCAACTTTAGATAAGAGTCAGGCTGCAAAAATTTAAGAACAAGAGAACTCACTCCAAGCTGCTGCAAAATGTTGGTGAAGGTTATGCTCATAACttcaaaaaaattcatttttgtATCTGTTTGATCTTTTTGGAAGACCCAACTTGTTGGGAACTTGGGATTAAAGCTTAGTTGATGTATACAATGTTGTTTGATAATTATGTTTCTGTAATGCAGGGAAACATGCTGCTTGTGAGAAGGAATATCCTCCTTTTACTGCTATAGAAGAGGACGAGATTGAAATTCAAGAACAGAATCTTCCAAAAGATTCTACTAGTGGTATAGTTCGGTTCTTTCTGTTCATTTCTCAATTCCATATTGTTATTGATCATCTGAATCTACTTCTAGAACTTTGTCCAGAGAACCTATTGGTTTCCAAACCTTAAGAATGTTTTATGAGTCCCATGAATTTGTTTAATGCACCTATCACTTTAACAAAGTTTCTTAGGTCAATAGGTCACATTAAGTAAGTTTAGTTGGCTATTTggtcattttaagtaagttcatCAGATAACTTTAAGTGTAAGTTCAGGTGCTAATGAAATATCTCCAAAATTCAGTAGGACAATCGGGTTCTTAGaccaaattctaaaaattcaaGAACCCTTTCATATTTAACACAAAGCCATTTATTTGAACTTCCATATGATGATTGATGCCCCAAATATGGGCCTAATACATACACAGCCACACCAAGTTGGTCATAAAAGCCGATTGCTCCGGGAATTTTGAAAACAACTGATTgtgtaaactgatttattagtcctctgaacttatttaaaatgatcTATTGGTTCCGTGAACTTCCTTAAAATGATATCCGTTTTGGTTCTCCAAATCATCACTTAATCTGCCATCCGTTTTGGGATTAATGCTTAGCTATGTTGAATGGAAACTCTTCTTTAATAGTGTTTTTGCATTTTGTGTTTGTGTCCGTGTCATTTGTAGgctattttagaaataacatttcccGTGTCCGTTTTCATAATGCAGGGAAGTGAAAACTAGATTAGAAGCAAAAGCTAGCTCCTCTGTTCTTGAACATCCTCATTGTGTAATTGAACTCTCACGAGACAGCTTCAGAAAAACTGAATTGGTAAATATTCTCTTATCTGCCttacatatttgtttttcaaaCAAGCTAATTATTTGTGTTGAATCAGTATGTTCCCCTGAAAATTTGTAAGGAAACACGGTCTATATGGTCGAAGTTGCTCAACGATTCTTGAGGATGATGAAGGGAGATGTTGGCCATCAAAACTACAGTACAGAAGTTCAAGTGGTAATTAGAGGTGCTTGGAAATCCTTCTGCCTTGCTTACAAGCTTAAGATTGGAGATTCCATCATTGTTGAGCTTGCTAGAAATGGGAAGATACCAGTGCTCAAACTAACTAGTAAGTTTTCAAAACATAGAATTCACTTAATGAAAAATGTTTAGAAAGAACTAGAAATTCGAAATGAACAATAGTAAAAATCAAAATGAATGACTCCGTCTCCGGTGATGAACGGTTTGGTCTTCAATTCTCCGAAATACATATTAAGCTATTGATCAATTCAAATTTTTTCGGCTTTAGCTCCAGATCTTTAATATCTTAATTTTGTTTTCATGATTTAGGGAAATCGCTAAAATCTAAGCAACCGGAGACTGAATTAGAAGCTCAAGCTACTTCTTCTCTAGTTCAGCAACCCTTCTTTTTGGCGGAAATAACATATTACTGTTGTTTGAAGTCTAGACTGGTTGTTACTTTACTTCCTACTctatgatttggaaaaataacaTCTTTAAGTCCCTAATCTTTTCGGTTTGTCTTTTTTTGGGGGGAAATAACATCTTACTGTTGCTTGAAGTCTAGACTGGTTGTTACTTCCTACTctatgatttggaaaaataacaTCTTTAAGTCCCTAATCTTTTCAGTTTTTGTTGATTTGAGTTCTTGATcttttaatttcacatattaaccTCCGGCTTCCCAAATTAGTTAGTTGGATATAAAGATGTTTGAGTTAATTATCATAGCCATAAAGCTTAAATTTCTTAGATTTTAACCTGTTCGGGTAACCTAATATTCATGGAAGAACTCAAAATTGTCAACAATTTGTTTGTTTTGCAGGCTATTCAGCTCGGTAAATTTGAATACAGACTCTTAAATAAGCTGGACATGGATTTACAAAAGCTAAGATGCAGAAGCCGGGTATCTTAAGAAAAGAGTTATTTTTTTTCAACTACCATGCTTTGAAATGTACGGATCCGATTCTTCAAATGGGTAAAGTTGGAAGAATGAAAATGCAAAGCAAGCATTTCATTGCTCTGCACTTGAGGTAAGGTCCTTTATATCAATATTCTTCTTCTATGGTCATTTAATTGTTAAGTGAGTTATCAAATCATCATGTCATTTGTCATATTGTTCTGGAAGTAGTATGGTTCTCTATTCTTTCACTAGGATTGTAATTAGCTCCTGAATTTGTTAATGTTCCATGAAGTAGTTAGGTAGTTGATTATGTTGGAGGTAGAGGAACTAAATTCATTTGTTATACATGATAAGGTTAGGATATTCATAAGCGGTGATGCGTGCAAGGTTAGGCATTCACAACCTGTAAACTAGAAACAAAGATTGTATTTTCCAATATTCAATATTGTGCTTCTTGTTCCATGCAGATACCTGCAATCAATCAAGATACTGCGATACAGAGATCAGAGCTGAATAAAATTCTAAATGGAAATCCGATTTGATAATAGTGAAGGAGGGAAGAAAGGGAACATAGTTAATGTGGGAGATCCTGTTTTTATTCTGAAGCAAGTCCCTTCTACAACTGATGCTGTTGTTTGAACTTGGTGTGTTAGATTAGTGACTTAtcaaaagaaacaaagaaataTAGCGATTTTGACATTAGCATGTCTAGAGTAATGATAGAGAACTAgtatctcaatttttttttgtgtttacaGTGATATGTAGCTGGCTAAATATTTGAAAATATTGTGAATATTGAATCAATTTtcttgattaattaattatctatatttgtgtacatttttattcattttgcaTTTAATTTCAATAATACACCAGGATCAATTTTTATTACGGTAAATGACTGAGCATAACAAATCTTGTTTACCGTTAATTACggtaatacaaaaaaaaatagagcaGGTTTAATTTGAATCTGCTGatttaaaattgttaaaaacaaTAACATTAGCGACGGTTGCAAAACAACCGACTTTAATATAAATAACATTAGCCACAGTTACAAAACAACTGACTCTAATGATTAGAGCATTGGAGTCGGTTGTTTTCATAACCGACTCGAATGCTTTTATCATTAGTCATGGTTCTTTTACAATCGACTCTAATGATCAGGGCATTGGAGTCGGTTGTTATGAAAGACCGTGGCTAAAGACCCCCTTTGACCACGGTTTTTCGTAACAGTCATGGCCAAAACATAAAACATTAGAGTCGGTTATATGTAAAAACCGACCCTAATGCCCCTTTGGTCACGGTTGATCAACCGTGGCTAAAGATTCCAAGCATTTGTCACGCCTTTTTTGGCCATGGTCGTGAAACCGTGGCTAATGAGGGTAAACGACCGTGGCCATaggccatttctgtactagtgtcttgtcgccgcttctcgatccaaggataaaaagattgggttcggaaatataatctgtggaataattctcggtaccaagggtaccattgatgttccttggagtgatgatgaattcttcccgacgaTAGACTATGAGTTTTTAGAGTTTGAAGGACTCGTGAAACGTGCCTTTCGTGCAAGCccgcattttctttctgcaccggaACGTCAAGCTTTCGTGCAGTTGAAAATTGACCGCTATAGGGCCACAGAAATCCCGcttgatagggatgaatatatagaatagtttaggtttttacattttattttgtaaatatttttttttgttttgtgttaattattttgtacatatgtttgatttaataaaaattcTATTCATTTTAGTTCATTTCTTAATTTCACCATAGTTATATATTTGTTCCATTCCCTATGTGATCATGGATAAATCTATACTTAGTACATGCTTGAAAGCCATCAGGGCCGGGGGCTTTGAAGGGGCCCATGTCAAACACATCATGTTTAATTTCCTCACTGGAGAAGTCCGCAATCATCCTATTCCTCACACGAGTTGGAATGGTAGGGAAGCAGTTGCTAGTTATCAAGGTGGGGCGCTCCGTCCAATCCTCCGTATAAAGGTGACGAAAGTAGTTAACAACCATCATTTTAACCTCAGAGTTATCCCAGACCCAAGTCCCCGAGTCGTCCCGTAGCCCGTCGATCTTATTTTGGCGGCGCCGAATAATAGTAGATGTGTCGAAGAACGAAGTATTTCTATCCCCAAACCGAAGCCACTGAACCCGAGATTTTTGGAACCAAAGGACTTCTTCCTGAAGCAGAACTGAATTAAGTTGATGGAGAAGCTTAGCTTCAAGCCGAACCAGCCCTCTCAAGAACCCTTGGCTAAGTCGTATCTGAACCCAATAAGTCTCTTAATAAGACGTTGCTTGTTAAAATGAATATTGCCAAACACCTCTAAGTTCCACCATCTCAACTCAGGAGTGAGAAGCTGGAGACTTTCCTCAATGGGGGCGGATACACGCCAGACTGAGGCCAAAATTGACGAAAATCAGAGTGAAGCAACCATGCTGCCTCGAATCTGAACGGTTTTCTAACAGGTGCCGGAGAATAGGGGCGGAGAGAGAGTATAATAGGGGTATGATCAGACCTGTTTCGAGGAAGATGGCGGATAGCGGCCTCGGGGAATAAGCTTCGGAACTGTACATTACAAAGAGCTCGGTCCAAACGGCAACCAATTCGTGTTCAGTTAGTGGAGCCACGTGACCAAGTAAAGCTGGGACCAGAGAAGCCCATATCAACTAGCTGCATGCTGTTAATCCAATGTGAAAAAAGAGAGCATCTGTCAAGAACACTTGGAGCCCCTCCCTGTTTCTCATCACTGCttttaatacaattaaaatcgCCCATAATGACCCAGGCATCCTGAACGGTTTGAGCCATGTCGAGCATTTCAGCGAAGAACTCCCTATTGTAACTCAGTTGGGGCCTAACATAAACAAAAGAAGCCAGGAAGGAAAGATTGTGCCATTGCCCTCCGCAAAGAGTAACTCGGGTGTGTAGGAACTGTCGATCCCTAGAGATAACCTGGATAGTGAATTTATCAGAATTCCAGAACAGCCAAATACCACCACTGAACCCTTCTGTATCAACCACTTCCATATTAGAGAACTTAAGTTTTCTTCACAACTCCTCAGCCCGAGTCGAGGGAAGACGGGGTTCAAGAAGAATTAAAGCTTCGGGTTTGAACACAAATAAAAGACGACGAAGAGCCCGGTGAAACTCATTACCACCAGCTCCAAAACAATTCCAAGTGATAAACATGACAAAATCAGTAAATTCAGCAACCGATGACCACAACGGATCAACTTCACTTTGCATACAGATGCCCCTTAGGGACCTCTTCCACATTTGTATCTCGTGGCCCAAGAGGGACCTTCACACCCGTATCTGCTCGAATGCTTTTAAACCTGCCTGTAAGCTTCTCATTGTTTTTGTTGTTCTCCTTGCCTCTAAGGGCTCTGTCAACATCCATGGAGGTGTCGACAACGTTATCACATAAGCTTAAGAAGCTGTTATAAGCTTGCAAGGATAAGACACCTAGGGGCCTCGAACCTTGCTTCCCAATCCCTTGGTTTCCCGCGGACGAGGGGCTTTGGAAAATGAATGTCGAGCTAGAACTGTTTGGATCACCTGTTTTCTCTTGTAAATCCCGTGAAGCACTGCTACTGTGTGGTGGCTTGACGGGTAACACAGCCTGCGGCTCAGCTTGCGAGGTCGAAGGGGCTACCATGACTTCTGGCTTCTTCAGGCGAGGTTTATAGGGCCTTTTGGGAACAATCATCCATGCTCCGTAGTCTTCTAAACTGTCAACAGGCTGCTTGTTAGCATATTGGGTTGAACTGTTTACATTGGCACTTGATAGGACATTGGGGCTGTCTTTAGGGCTATCATTGTTAGCCGAGGTTGCAGGATCAACCGACATCTCAGTATGCATGGAGCTGAGGTTGGGGGTGCTATTTCTCTCTGAatcagagaagaagaagagcagTCCTCTTTTACATGCCCATAACATCCACACTTCTGGCAAGCGACATAAAGGCCTTCGTATTCAATATGGTAAGAAGCTCCATTGATATAAAACTGTGCAACCAAAGGTTTGGCAAGGTCGACTTCCACACAGACTTTCGCGAACTTTCCCCGTGCTTTGGATGAAGTGTTCTTGTCCACCCTGACAGCTTTACCAAAAGAATTTCCACTTAACATGAGGCAATCCTCATTATAGTAATGAAGTGGAAGTTCAGGGAACCTAGCCCAGACAAGTGTTGAATTCACTGAAGCAGTTGAAGGTACAAAGGAAGGAGACCATGTGCGGACAGTCAGGTAGTGGCCTTGCACCATCCACGGGCCATTCTGAATTACATTGTCTCTATCATCAGCAAGCTCAAATTTAACCAGGTGGAAGCCAAATCCCAAGTCCATAAAATCCATTTTGCCTTTCGGTTTCCATAATTCAGTCGCACGGTTCCGGAGTGCAATAAATCCAACATTACGACCAAGGATTTTAACAATGAGGGCGTCAGTCCATGGTTGAGACCATTCATCAATCAATTGGGGGGCAATCGTGATGTTAGGGAGAAGAGGATTACCGTTTGTGAACTCGATTTTTCCTTGCCCGATTTCGCGCAGATCGATTGGAATCCTAGAAGCAGGGCGTTGTAAATCCATGTTGACAGCTTCACTATAGGAGCGAGGTGATGGAGGGCGGACAGGGATGCCAGAGCCGTCATGAGTCGTCGGAGAGAGGGGCGATTTAGGAGGAAACAGGGGCGGCGTTGTGGGGTTAGGGTTAGGGTCTATCATCGGGAGAGCAAGAATTGGTTAACCGCGGTCTTTAGAATACCAAAATTATAACCGTAACTATATACcactatttttaatttaaaaaactgTATCCTAATATATCggttttgattaattttatttttgcttcAGTTTTTTTAGTTTGCAGATTTTTGGGTGTAACATTATTTTTTAgagtttaaatttaatattcttTCATGATAAAGCTCATattagataataaaatattaatcctatataattaaatatattcaaagtctaaaaaaatatcaaaactaGC
The DNA window shown above is from Euphorbia lathyris chromosome 1, ddEupLath1.1, whole genome shotgun sequence and carries:
- the LOC136210752 gene encoding uncharacterized protein, encoding MVEVAQRFLRMMKGDVGHQNYSTEVQVVIRGAWKSFCLAYKLKIGDSIIVELARNGKIPVLKLTRKSLKSKQPETELEAQATSSLVQQPFFLAEITYYCCLKSRLAIQLGKFEYRLLNKLDMDLQKLRCRSRVS